From one bacterium genomic stretch:
- a CDS encoding PDZ domain-containing protein — translation MKKILIFSAKILLLIIFIKVLILVFIVSLTRKNETQISASLVQNRAGFSHVWLGIQVLPIDKTVVKNFNLPFHRGLLVRKVISGSPAAEAGVMKGDVIRRIGNKRMRDTLQLRKIISKMSPGQKARVVYIRNMKTKTVYVRLEQPPSDTLIDRNAQLVYGVYPAVIPPTDMPYPYFYFGEEREERENELPENE, via the coding sequence ATGAAAAAAATTCTTATTTTTAGTGCAAAAATTTTACTTCTTATTATTTTTATTAAGGTTTTAATTTTAGTTTTTATTGTTTCCCTTACCAGAAAAAACGAAACACAGATTTCTGCATCACTTGTACAAAATCGTGCAGGGTTCTCACATGTCTGGTTAGGTATTCAGGTTCTTCCTATTGATAAGACGGTAGTAAAGAACTTCAATTTACCTTTTCACCGGGGCCTTTTAGTAAGGAAGGTGATTAGTGGTTCACCGGCTGCTGAGGCGGGTGTAATGAAAGGCGATGTCATTAGAAGAATTGGAAATAAAAGAATGAGGGATACCTTGCAGCTACGAAAAATTATTAGTAAAATGTCACCAGGACAAAAAGCAAGAGTGGTGTATATCCGAAATATGAAAACAAAGACTGTGTATGTTCGTTTGGAACAACCACCCTCTGACACCTTGATTGATAGGAATGCACAACTTGTTTATGGAGTTTATCCTGCTGTTATACCGCCGACTGATATGCCCTATCCTTATTTTTACTTTGGCGAAGAAAGAGAAGAAAGGGAGAACGAACTACCTGAAAACGAATAA